The following proteins come from a genomic window of Streptomyces sp. NBC_01716:
- the thiC gene encoding phosphomethylpyrimidine synthase ThiC, with the protein MTVQDTRTPAARAIGWHKGYVEGSRPDLRVPVRQVHLTNGDDVTLYDTSGPYTDPTVETDVRRGLAPLRENWIIGRGDTEEYAGRPVRPEDDGLKHTSPRGGLRNLDAVFPGRPRQPRRGRDGQAVTQLAYARRGDITPEMEYVAIRENVAPEVVRDEIAAGRAVLPANVNHPEIEPMIIGKRFLVKVNANIGNSAVTSSIEEEVDKMTWATKWGADTVMDLSTGRNIHTTREWVLRNSPVPIGTVPLYQALEKVDGKAEELTWEIYKDTVVEQAEQGVDYMTVHAGVLLRYVPLTARRKTGIVSRGGSIMAAWCLAHHKESFLYENFEELCDILAAYDVTYSLGDGLRPGSIADANDEAQFAELRTLGELNTIAKRHHVQTMIEGPGHVPMHKIKENIDLQQEICEEAPFYTLGPLTTDVAPAYDHITSGIGAAMIAWWGTAMLCYVTPKEHLGLPNRDDVKTGVITYKIAAHAADLAKGHPGAQEWDDALSDARFEFRWEDQFNLALDPDTAREFHDETLPAEPAKTAHFCSMCGPKFCSMRISHDIRRDHGGSQDEIEAGMAAKSKEFAASGNRVYLPLAE; encoded by the coding sequence ATGACCGTTCAGGACACACGCACGCCTGCCGCGCGAGCCATCGGCTGGCACAAGGGATACGTGGAAGGATCGCGCCCCGATCTCCGGGTGCCGGTCCGTCAGGTGCATCTCACCAACGGCGACGACGTGACGCTGTACGACACGTCGGGGCCGTACACCGACCCCACCGTCGAAACCGACGTACGCCGCGGACTCGCCCCGCTCCGGGAGAACTGGATCATCGGCCGCGGCGACACCGAGGAGTACGCGGGCCGCCCCGTCCGCCCCGAGGACGACGGACTCAAGCACACCTCGCCACGCGGCGGGCTACGCAATCTCGACGCGGTCTTCCCCGGCCGCCCGCGCCAGCCGCGCCGGGGCCGCGACGGGCAGGCGGTGACCCAACTCGCGTACGCCCGGCGCGGCGACATCACCCCGGAGATGGAGTACGTCGCCATCAGGGAGAACGTCGCGCCCGAGGTCGTACGCGACGAGATCGCGGCCGGCCGCGCCGTACTGCCCGCCAACGTCAACCACCCCGAGATCGAACCCATGATCATCGGCAAGCGGTTCCTCGTGAAGGTCAACGCCAACATCGGCAATTCCGCGGTCACTTCCTCCATCGAGGAGGAGGTGGACAAGATGACCTGGGCCACCAAGTGGGGCGCCGACACGGTCATGGACCTCTCCACCGGCCGTAACATCCACACCACCCGCGAGTGGGTGCTGCGCAACTCCCCCGTCCCCATCGGCACCGTGCCGCTCTACCAGGCACTGGAGAAGGTCGACGGCAAGGCCGAGGAGCTGACCTGGGAGATCTACAAGGACACGGTCGTCGAACAGGCCGAGCAGGGCGTCGACTACATGACCGTCCACGCGGGCGTCCTGCTGCGCTACGTGCCGCTGACGGCCCGCCGCAAGACCGGCATCGTCTCGCGCGGCGGCTCGATCATGGCGGCCTGGTGCCTGGCGCACCACAAGGAGTCGTTCCTGTACGAGAACTTCGAGGAGCTGTGCGACATCCTCGCGGCGTACGACGTGACGTACTCCCTCGGCGACGGACTGCGCCCCGGCTCGATCGCCGACGCCAACGACGAGGCGCAGTTCGCCGAGCTGCGGACGCTGGGCGAGCTGAACACCATCGCCAAGCGGCACCACGTACAGACCATGATCGAAGGTCCGGGCCATGTCCCGATGCACAAGATCAAGGAGAACATCGACCTCCAGCAGGAGATCTGCGAGGAGGCGCCGTTCTACACGCTCGGCCCGCTGACGACGGATGTTGCCCCGGCGTACGACCACATCACCTCCGGCATCGGCGCGGCGATGATCGCCTGGTGGGGTACGGCGATGCTCTGCTACGTGACCCCCAAGGAGCATCTGGGCCTGCCGAACCGCGACGACGTGAAGACCGGTGTCATCACGTACAAGATCGCGGCGCACGCGGCGGACCTGGCCAAGGGGCACCCGGGGGCGCAGGAGTGGGACGACGCGCTGTCGGACGCGCGGTTCGAGTTCCGCTGGGAGGACCAGTTCAATCTGGCTCTCGACCCGGACACGGCGCGGGAGTTCCATGACGAGACGCTGCCGGCCGAGCCGGCGAAGACCGCGCACTTCTGCTCGATGTGCGGGCCCAAATTCTGCTCGATGCGGATATCGCACGACATCCGGCGGGACCACGGCGGTTCGCAGGACGAGATCGAGGCGGGTATGGCGGCCAAGTCGAAGGAGTTCGCGGCGAGCGGGAACCGGGTCTATCTGCCGCTGGCGGAGTGA
- a CDS encoding MFS transporter, with the protein MATEAGTGHAAPESTPTPVPPALPPRSGLLLGILSLAAFMAGLDLFIVNVGFDAIGREFDGASLADLSWVLNAYAIVFAALLVPLGRLSDRYGRKAGFLLGVALFTAASAACAISTSLWQLVLFRVLQAVGAAALTPASLGLLLSAFPPERRAGAVRIWSASAALAAAAGPVVGGLLVSASWRWIFLVNIPIGVLALVVAVRIVPDSREAAMTRLPDLPGAALLTGAIGLLALGLVKINDWSAVRTSAVLAGAVLGIAVFWFRSRRHASPVIEPALLRVRAFGWSNLTAIAFSAAFAANLLTAILWMQQVWHYSALRTGLGIAPGPLMVPLGAIVAAKLASRVPPGRMVAVGCLLCTAGVLLMAAGIGQSPHYASELLPGWLVGGVGVGLALPTILATATTDLPAARFSTGSAVVNMSRQIGSVLGISLLVAILGTPLTYDATHEAFVHAWAAIGIFMMLGAATAFGMTSRPAARGSRAPAST; encoded by the coding sequence ATGGCCACAGAAGCCGGCACCGGACACGCGGCGCCCGAATCGACACCGACCCCCGTCCCGCCGGCCCTGCCCCCGCGCTCCGGGCTTCTGCTCGGCATTCTGTCGTTGGCCGCCTTCATGGCCGGGCTCGATCTCTTCATCGTCAACGTCGGCTTCGACGCCATCGGCCGTGAATTCGACGGTGCCTCCCTCGCTGACCTCTCCTGGGTACTCAACGCCTACGCCATCGTCTTCGCCGCACTCCTGGTGCCCCTGGGGCGGCTGTCCGACCGCTACGGCCGCAAGGCCGGATTCCTGCTCGGCGTCGCCCTGTTCACCGCCGCGTCCGCGGCCTGCGCCATATCGACGTCGCTGTGGCAGCTGGTCCTCTTCCGGGTGCTCCAGGCGGTCGGCGCCGCGGCGCTGACGCCCGCCAGTCTCGGTCTGCTGCTCTCGGCGTTCCCGCCGGAGCGCCGGGCCGGCGCCGTCCGGATCTGGTCGGCGAGCGCCGCGCTGGCGGCGGCGGCCGGGCCGGTCGTCGGCGGACTGCTCGTCAGCGCGTCGTGGCGGTGGATCTTCCTGGTGAACATCCCCATCGGCGTCCTCGCGCTGGTCGTGGCGGTACGTATCGTGCCCGACTCCAGGGAGGCGGCGATGACCCGGCTGCCCGATCTGCCGGGAGCCGCGCTGCTGACGGGGGCGATCGGGCTGCTGGCACTCGGCCTGGTGAAGATCAACGACTGGTCAGCGGTCCGGACGTCCGCCGTGCTGGCCGGTGCGGTCCTCGGGATCGCGGTGTTCTGGTTCCGGTCGCGGCGCCATGCCTCCCCGGTGATCGAACCGGCGCTGCTGCGGGTGCGGGCCTTCGGCTGGTCGAACCTGACGGCGATCGCCTTCAGCGCGGCGTTCGCCGCGAACCTGCTCACCGCGATCCTGTGGATGCAGCAGGTCTGGCACTACTCCGCACTGCGTACGGGACTCGGGATCGCCCCGGGCCCGCTGATGGTCCCGCTGGGCGCGATCGTCGCCGCGAAGCTGGCGTCCCGTGTCCCGCCGGGCCGGATGGTCGCCGTCGGCTGTCTGCTGTGCACCGCCGGTGTGCTGCTGATGGCGGCGGGCATCGGGCAGAGCCCGCACTACGCGAGCGAGTTGCTGCCCGGCTGGCTGGTCGGCGGCGTCGGGGTGGGCCTCGCGCTCCCCACGATCCTCGCGACCGCCACGACGGACCTGCCGGCGGCCCGGTTCTCCACGGGCAGCGCGGTGGTCAACATGAGCCGGCAGATCGGCAGTGTGCTGGGGATCAGCCTGCTGGTCGCGATCCTCGGCACCCCGCTCACCTACGACGCGACCCACGAGGCGTTCGTCCACGCCTGGGCCGCGATCGGAATCTTCATGATGCTCGGCGCCGCGACCGCGTTCGGCATGACCTCGCGTCCTGCCGCCCGCGGCTCCCGGGCGCCGGCGAGCACGTAA
- a CDS encoding ferritin-like domain-containing protein: MNTGINLGSGTDLAAGTDGASTSKTRVVFVDCLPALTLGPQLSLARFGEIGLDRSTPDTFERYLHDLEPGTELAVAFIGGSGSSAPAAVRGLRGMRGFSKTRVYVVGDGAGGPVPGWAEVHDVEDIIAPAAFDGFGFADTVEIGMRAHGSLILDPLYTDFYLDMTWNKIFDWFETTRWDWRELDLDKLNPELMSADEVDFLTEAAIIEFGTLPGAHNFLREWEGETSFSSWALSWGAEEARHSLVQARCLDKLGVKVRSKHALYKREPYPIGDTRVGTLMMNIISEARAAELYRALAAETKEPVVRGIWKLLGRDESRHARAFYVFTQELCDGNRESQIAALKMAYVWLADRSDGLKHPAGHFYPHSTSAKGVRRIETIQDGATDAADGKVLSMVRRLVEDDSIESSKDLKRKLRSLI, translated from the coding sequence ATGAACACAGGCATCAACCTGGGCAGCGGCACCGACCTCGCCGCGGGCACCGACGGTGCGAGCACGAGCAAGACGCGCGTCGTCTTCGTCGACTGTCTGCCCGCGCTCACCCTCGGCCCGCAGCTCTCGCTGGCCCGCTTCGGTGAGATCGGCCTCGACCGGTCCACCCCGGACACCTTCGAGCGCTACCTGCACGACCTGGAGCCGGGCACCGAACTGGCCGTGGCCTTCATCGGCGGAAGCGGCTCGTCGGCACCGGCGGCCGTCCGGGGCCTGCGCGGTATGCGCGGCTTCTCCAAGACCCGGGTGTACGTCGTCGGCGACGGCGCCGGCGGCCCCGTACCCGGCTGGGCCGAGGTGCACGACGTCGAGGACATCATCGCCCCGGCCGCCTTCGACGGGTTCGGCTTCGCCGACACCGTCGAGATAGGCATGCGGGCCCACGGCTCGCTGATCCTCGACCCGCTCTACACCGACTTCTACCTCGACATGACGTGGAACAAGATCTTCGACTGGTTCGAGACGACCCGCTGGGACTGGCGTGAGCTGGACCTCGACAAGCTCAACCCCGAGCTGATGAGCGCCGACGAGGTCGACTTCCTCACCGAGGCGGCGATCATCGAGTTCGGCACCCTGCCGGGCGCGCACAACTTCCTGCGCGAGTGGGAGGGCGAGACCAGCTTCTCGTCCTGGGCGCTCAGCTGGGGCGCGGAGGAGGCGCGGCACTCGCTCGTGCAGGCCCGCTGCCTCGACAAGCTGGGCGTCAAGGTCCGTTCCAAGCACGCGCTCTACAAGCGCGAGCCGTACCCGATCGGCGACACCCGCGTCGGCACCCTGATGATGAACATCATCTCCGAGGCCCGCGCCGCCGAGCTGTACCGCGCGCTCGCGGCCGAGACCAAGGAGCCCGTGGTCAGGGGCATCTGGAAGCTCCTCGGCCGAGACGAGTCCCGGCACGCCCGCGCCTTCTACGTCTTCACGCAGGAGCTGTGCGACGGCAACCGGGAGAGCCAGATCGCCGCGCTCAAGATGGCGTACGTCTGGCTGGCGGACCGCAGCGACGGCCTCAAGCACCCGGCCGGACACTTCTACCCGCACTCGACGTCCGCGAAGGGCGTGCGGCGCATCGAGACGATCCAGGACGGCGCCACCGACGCCGCCGACGGCAAGGTGCTCTCCATGGTGCGACGGCTGGTCGAGGACGACTCCATCGAGTCGTCGAAGGACCTCAAGCGCAAGCTCCGCTCGCTCATCTGA
- a CDS encoding PaaI family thioesterase, with translation MPESAFNDSDTGAAADTANCFGCAPHNPIGLRLVFEEEGNGFGTRIKLGADYESFPGVIHGGIVAAILDETLAQAVYRSDRISAFTTGLRIRYGRPMETGAEYTAHAEIIKRDALSVRASGEIRLPGGDLVAAADGTFHLLTDDVLGTYDKRLPTGLVDALRASNRTVTQGD, from the coding sequence TTGCCCGAGTCAGCGTTCAACGACAGCGACACCGGGGCGGCGGCCGACACGGCCAACTGCTTCGGCTGCGCTCCGCACAATCCCATCGGGCTGCGGCTGGTCTTCGAGGAGGAAGGCAACGGATTCGGCACCCGTATCAAACTCGGCGCCGACTACGAGTCGTTCCCCGGCGTCATCCACGGCGGCATCGTCGCCGCGATCCTGGACGAGACGCTGGCCCAGGCCGTCTACCGGTCCGACCGGATCTCCGCGTTCACCACCGGCCTGCGGATCCGTTACGGCAGGCCCATGGAGACCGGCGCCGAGTACACGGCCCACGCCGAGATCATCAAGCGCGACGCCCTGTCGGTACGGGCCTCCGGGGAGATCCGGCTGCCGGGCGGCGATCTGGTGGCCGCGGCCGACGGCACGTTCCACCTGCTCACGGACGACGTCCTCGGTACGTACGACAAGCGCCTGCCGACCGGACTCGTCGACGCGCTCCGCGCCTCCAACAGAACCGTCACCCAGGGGGATTGA
- a CDS encoding acyl carrier protein has protein sequence MDTTAIHEKIHQIISDELSTPAAGLTPDQHFRSLPNVDSMRVLQIILNTEKAFDIEIEDEVTFRVQTIGEFQGVVEDLCRQKDLA, from the coding sequence ATGGACACCACCGCGATACACGAGAAGATCCATCAGATCATCAGCGACGAGCTCAGCACCCCGGCCGCCGGTCTGACGCCCGACCAGCACTTCCGTTCGCTCCCCAACGTCGACTCGATGCGTGTGCTCCAGATCATCCTGAACACCGAGAAGGCGTTCGACATCGAGATCGAGGACGAGGTCACCTTCCGGGTCCAGACGATCGGGGAGTTCCAGGGCGTGGTGGAGGACCTGTGCCGGCAGAAGGACCTGGCATGA
- a CDS encoding fatty acyl-AMP ligase, which yields MSTGGGGGGSLVDALAAVAARGSGHGMRLFRGDEEAERLTFAGLHAEAGEVACGLLERGVLRGERVAIALPTSIDFARAFFGVLAAGAVPVPVPPPVRFASLDIHLKRIALVMRQSKVRVVLTDKMLGGLLEPTLGGAGGEFRILDVATTRAPSPVYVDVAAGDPALVQYTSGTSASPKGVVLTHANLLANVDAIAGGLGIDDTDVSCNWLPLFHDMGLIGAFLSPALTDAETYLLPPEDFLRDPGRWLRIISRYGVTATTAPNSGYLYALRRTPAERVPELDLSRWRFALNGAELIDPDTLRGFSAHFAPAGFRADAFLPVYGLAEGSLAVTFAPTGRAVRSTWVRREPLSRGVVEMAPAGGDGAEAGREIVSVGLPVANTEVRLVGEDGTALTDPSLVGEIQIRGDSVMRGYEDNEPATRATVLAGGWVSTGDLGFRQDGELFIAGRKKEVIIVFGQNYYASDIESVAGRVTGVSNGAVLAAGTAFPDGEGLVLVAETKESEGAAREDLIARLRFAVSDSLGLTPRDIVLVRRGRLPRTSSGKLQRHGVEEVLAAVAPDSAPASDPV from the coding sequence ATGAGCACGGGCGGCGGCGGGGGCGGGAGCCTGGTCGACGCGCTCGCCGCCGTCGCCGCCCGCGGCTCGGGCCACGGTATGCGCCTGTTCCGCGGGGACGAGGAGGCCGAGCGCCTCACGTTCGCCGGGCTCCACGCCGAGGCGGGGGAGGTGGCCTGCGGGCTGCTGGAGCGCGGGGTCCTGCGGGGGGAGCGGGTCGCGATCGCCCTCCCCACCTCGATCGACTTCGCCAGGGCGTTCTTCGGCGTGCTCGCCGCCGGGGCGGTGCCGGTGCCCGTGCCGCCGCCGGTGCGTTTCGCCTCGCTCGACATCCATCTGAAGCGGATCGCGCTCGTGATGCGCCAGTCGAAGGTGCGCGTCGTGCTCACCGACAAGATGCTGGGCGGGCTGCTGGAGCCGACGCTCGGCGGCGCCGGCGGCGAGTTCCGGATTCTCGACGTGGCCACGACACGCGCTCCGTCACCGGTGTACGTGGACGTGGCGGCGGGTGATCCGGCGCTCGTCCAGTACACGTCGGGGACCAGCGCGAGCCCGAAGGGCGTCGTACTGACCCATGCCAATCTCCTCGCGAACGTCGATGCCATCGCCGGGGGGCTCGGCATCGACGACACCGATGTGAGCTGCAACTGGCTGCCGCTCTTCCACGACATGGGTCTGATCGGCGCGTTCCTCTCACCGGCGCTGACCGACGCCGAGACATATCTGCTGCCGCCCGAGGACTTCCTCCGGGATCCGGGCAGATGGCTGCGGATCATCAGCCGGTACGGGGTGACCGCGACGACGGCGCCCAACTCCGGCTATCTCTACGCCCTGCGGCGCACCCCGGCCGAGCGCGTACCCGAACTCGACCTGTCCCGCTGGCGGTTCGCGCTCAACGGGGCGGAGCTGATCGACCCCGACACGCTGCGCGGCTTCTCGGCGCACTTCGCCCCGGCCGGCTTCCGCGCCGATGCCTTCCTGCCTGTGTACGGCCTGGCGGAGGGGAGTCTCGCGGTGACGTTCGCGCCGACGGGCAGGGCGGTACGCAGTACGTGGGTACGGCGCGAGCCGCTTTCCCGGGGCGTGGTGGAAATGGCCCCGGCCGGCGGCGACGGCGCCGAGGCGGGCCGGGAGATCGTCTCGGTCGGTCTCCCGGTGGCGAACACCGAGGTCAGGCTGGTCGGCGAGGACGGTACGGCGCTGACCGACCCCTCCCTGGTCGGTGAGATCCAGATCCGCGGCGACTCGGTGATGCGCGGCTACGAGGACAACGAACCGGCGACCCGCGCCACCGTCCTGGCCGGCGGCTGGGTCTCCACCGGCGATCTGGGCTTCCGGCAGGACGGCGAACTGTTCATCGCCGGGCGGAAGAAGGAGGTGATCATCGTCTTCGGCCAGAACTACTACGCGAGTGACATCGAGTCCGTCGCGGGCCGGGTCACCGGGGTGTCGAACGGCGCGGTGCTCGCGGCGGGGACGGCGTTCCCGGACGGTGAGGGGCTGGTGCTCGTCGCGGAGACGAAGGAGTCCGAGGGCGCGGCTCGTGAAGATCTGATCGCGCGGCTGCGGTTCGCCGTGTCGGACTCGCTCGGGCTCACTCCTCGGGACATCGTTCTCGTACGCAGGGGGCGACTCCCGCGTACCTCCAGCGGGAAGCTTCAACGGCACGGGGTGGAAGAGGTGTTGGCGGCAGTCGCCCCCGACTCCGCCCCAGCATCCGACCCCGTATGA